The genomic window TTTTTCGCTGTTTCCCTGCCGGATCTGCGGATCCACTATATTTACTCGCAGCGTGACTTTATGATGCGCTTTAATTTGCGCAACCGGCGGCTCAACCAACAGTTTTTCCTGAGCTTGTCCGCTGCTGTTTTCCAACCAGCTTTGCATTAAGAAATCATTGTCGGTAGGGTTCTCTACCATGATAGAGGCAGACTGCTCACTGGCAGGGAATATCAACCGCGTGCCATCCAGGATTAATGCGGCCCTGGCTGAAAA from Sodalis glossinidius str. 'morsitans' includes these protein-coding regions:
- a CDS encoding fimbrial biogenesis chaperone codes for the protein MLLAAPLFSARAALILDGTRLIFPASEQSASIMVENPTDNDFLMQSWLENSSGQAQEKLLVEPPVAQIKAHHKVTLRVNIVDPQIRQGNSEKLFWLNVKEIPKVDANEESSDLLLAMQTRIKVFFRPQGVSAERGDGRRTTFFEYRYGRAFFQLGNHPKKS